One region of Thunnus albacares chromosome 20, fThuAlb1.1, whole genome shotgun sequence genomic DNA includes:
- the ch25h gene encoding cholesterol 25-hydroxylase-like protein yields MLLQPLWTFTLGHSSLLRSPLFPVLFSLGVYLACCLPFLLLDALSRRWALVRRYKLQPQSSVSWASVRSCLALTLYNHLVFIFPLTVMHWYLRPVHLPEEAPPLPHLLAQVLVCLLLFDFQSFVWHLLHHRVPWLYRTFHKVHHTYTSTSALTTEYSGAWETLSLGFFAAVNPFLLGCHPLTELAFFILNIWLSVEDHCGYDLPCSTHRLVPLGLYGGSRHHDLHHLKSKCNYAPYFTHWDRLAGTLSTQD; encoded by the exons ATGTTGTTGCAGCCTCTCTGGACATTCACGCTGGGACACTCGTCCCTCCTGCGCTCACCCCTGTTCCCCGTCCTCTTCTCGCTCGGCGTCTACCTGGCCTGCTGCCTGCCCTTCCTGCTGCTGGACGCGCTGTCCCGCAGGTGGGCCCTGGTGCGCAGGTACAAGCTGCAGCCTCAGAGCTCCGTCAGCTGGGCCTCGGTGCGGAGCTGCTTGGCTCTGACGCTCTACAACCACCTGGTCTTCATCTTCCCGCTGACCGTGATGCACTGGTACCTGAGGCCCGTCCACCTGCCCGAGGAGGCCCCGCCCCTGCCTCACCTGCTGGCCCAGGTGCTGGTCTGCCTGCTGCTCTTCGACTTCCAGAGCTTCGTCTGGCACCTGCTGCACCACAGAGTGCCCTGGCTCTACCGCACCTTCCACAAG GTGCACCACACCTACACCTCCACCTCCGCCCTCACCACCGAGTACTCGGGGGCCTGGGAGACTCTCAGCCTGGGCTTCTTCGCCGCCGTTAACCCCTTCCTCCTGGGCTGCCACCCGCTGACCGAGCTGGCCTTCTTCATCCTCAACATCTGGCTGTCGGTGGAGGATCACTGCGGCTACGACCTGCCCTGCTCCACCCACCGCCTGGTGCCGCTCGGGCTGTACGGAGGATCCCGACACCACGACCTGCACCACCTCAAGTCCAAGTGCAACTACGCCCCCTACTTCACCCACTGGGACCGACTGGCTGGGACACTGAGCACTCAAGACTGA